From a region of the Streptomyces caniferus genome:
- a CDS encoding LamG domain-containing protein — protein sequence MTRRWSLITTIAVLTVALAFVVAQLVRGQGAGESGKEQAGGSSPSTGPGEAESLRGIGWWPLHRSGTAKAGEHDAVVSDGGQWTDGPEGGALRLDGTSGYADTGSRIDTAGKDYSVAARVRLTPEDMNGFHTVLSQDGDQASTFFLQYSGQDQNFAFSFTGARTVAEKAEQPKAGRWYHLTGTYRQKDHRMRIYVDGRLAGSRQAVGTVKPTGSVVIGRAKFNGKAADHWKGEVADVHLYDRELTPDEVRSLSSHEPD from the coding sequence ATGACGCGCAGATGGTCGCTCATCACCACGATCGCTGTACTGACCGTCGCGCTGGCCTTCGTCGTCGCCCAACTGGTGCGCGGCCAGGGGGCCGGGGAGTCCGGGAAGGAGCAGGCCGGGGGGAGCTCGCCCTCGACGGGCCCGGGCGAGGCCGAGTCGCTGCGCGGTATCGGGTGGTGGCCCCTGCACCGGTCCGGCACCGCGAAGGCGGGTGAGCACGACGCGGTCGTCAGCGACGGCGGGCAGTGGACCGACGGCCCCGAGGGCGGCGCCCTGCGGCTGGACGGCACCAGCGGATACGCGGACACCGGTTCCCGGATCGACACCGCCGGCAAGGACTACTCGGTCGCCGCGCGGGTGCGGCTCACCCCCGAGGACATGAACGGCTTCCACACCGTGCTGTCCCAGGACGGCGACCAGGCCAGCACGTTCTTCCTCCAGTACTCCGGGCAGGACCAGAATTTCGCTTTCAGTTTCACCGGTGCCCGTACCGTCGCGGAGAAGGCCGAGCAGCCGAAGGCCGGCCGCTGGTACCACCTCACCGGCACGTACCGCCAGAAGGACCATCGGATGCGGATCTACGTGGACGGGCGGCTCGCGGGAAGCAGGCAGGCCGTCGGCACGGTGAAGCCCACCGGTTCCGTGGTGATCGGACGCGCCAAGTTCAACGGGAAGGCGGCCGACCACTGGAAGGGCGAGGTCGCCGATGTGCACCTCTACGACCGGGAACTGACCCCCGATGAGGTGCGCTCGCTTTCCTCCCACGAACCGGACTGA
- a CDS encoding PadR family transcriptional regulator produces MEETPTPRAQWLRGVLDMCLLALMAEAPVYGYEMTVRLAAAGLDVADGSIYPALARLRKRELVEIERRSGGGGPARTYYSPSEAGMRMLGAWSRDWGEFATSIGSLIGPPAREES; encoded by the coding sequence ATGGAAGAGACGCCCACCCCCCGCGCCCAGTGGCTGCGAGGGGTGCTGGATATGTGCCTGCTGGCCCTGATGGCGGAGGCCCCGGTCTACGGCTACGAGATGACCGTCCGGCTCGCCGCGGCCGGGCTCGACGTCGCGGACGGCTCGATCTACCCCGCGCTGGCGCGCCTGCGCAAACGCGAACTGGTCGAGATCGAACGCCGCAGCGGGGGCGGGGGCCCCGCCCGTACCTACTACAGCCCCAGCGAAGCCGGCATGCGGATGCTCGGGGCGTGGAGCCGCGACTGGGGCGAATTCGCCACGAGCATCGGCTCTCTCATCGGCCCACCTGCGCGGGAGGAATCATGA
- a CDS encoding sigma-70 family RNA polymerase sigma factor yields the protein MSASTSTEDCTSRPPTAELRPDEFLRALYQSHGSALLQFAARRLGGDWHRAEDVLQEVAIRAWRHAGELDPTADSVRPWLFTVLRNLVIDGHRARQARPPEAGDPELAHLPVSDDVDHILTSQVLIEALGDLRPPQREVLLHVHYLGRSVNQTARVLGVPPGTVKSRTYYAARALREALHSRGLHAGGQDRAAG from the coding sequence TTGTCGGCCAGCACTTCCACCGAAGACTGCACATCCCGGCCCCCCACCGCGGAACTCCGCCCCGACGAGTTCCTCAGAGCCCTCTACCAGAGTCACGGCAGTGCGTTGCTGCAGTTCGCCGCGCGGCGACTGGGGGGCGACTGGCACCGCGCCGAGGACGTCCTGCAGGAAGTCGCGATACGCGCCTGGCGCCACGCCGGGGAGCTCGACCCGACCGCGGATTCGGTGCGGCCATGGCTGTTCACCGTGCTGCGCAACCTCGTCATCGACGGTCACCGGGCCCGCCAGGCCAGACCGCCGGAGGCCGGGGACCCGGAACTCGCCCACCTTCCGGTGTCCGACGACGTGGACCACATCCTCACCTCCCAGGTGCTCATCGAGGCGTTGGGGGACCTGCGGCCGCCGCAGCGCGAGGTCCTGCTGCACGTGCACTACCTGGGGCGCAGCGTCAACCAGACGGCCAGGGTCCTCGGCGTGCCGCCGGGCACGGTCAAGTCGCGGACGTACTACGCCGCCCGCGCCCTGCGGGAGGCGCTGCACAGCCGCGGGCTGCACGCGGGCGGCCAGGACCGGGCCGCCGGATGA
- a CDS encoding SRPBCC family protein, giving the protein MPRFEVVTAVAAPPDQVFAVCLDVQAHTRSMAASSERAVDGRRMGELALGDTVTFQARHFGLTWRLKARITAYDRPRGFVDEQESGPFKRWRHAHHFAPDGAGGTVMRDVIDFASPWGPLGYLVDRILLSRYMPHLITVRNAYLAGTFD; this is encoded by the coding sequence GTGCCGAGATTCGAGGTCGTGACAGCCGTCGCCGCACCCCCGGACCAGGTGTTCGCGGTATGCCTGGACGTGCAGGCGCATACCCGGTCGATGGCCGCTTCGTCGGAGCGAGCGGTCGACGGCAGGCGCATGGGCGAACTGGCGCTCGGCGACACGGTGACCTTCCAGGCCCGCCACTTCGGCCTGACCTGGCGGCTCAAGGCCCGCATCACCGCATACGACCGGCCCCGGGGCTTCGTGGACGAGCAGGAGTCCGGCCCCTTCAAGCGATGGCGCCACGCCCACCACTTCGCACCGGACGGCGCCGGTGGCACCGTGATGAGAGACGTCATCGACTTCGCCTCACCCTGGGGGCCCCTCGGCTACCTCGTCGACAGAATCCTCCTGAGCCGGTACATGCCCCACCTCATCACAGTCCGCAACGCCTACCTGGCCGGCACCTTCGACTGA